In Nitrospirota bacterium, the DNA window AAGGTGTTATGCAATAACAAATGTCAATAGGCAAGTCTGACCCCAGCGTGCCTGACCCCAGCGTGCCCCAGCGTGAATGAGAAGAAATTAAACACCGAAGAAGGCAGAAAGATATATGGCAAGAGGAAGATACTTGCAGAACCTGTATTCGGGCAAATCAAGGTTGTAGGCGGCTTGACTCAATTTCTTCTGAGGGGATTGGAGAAGGTCAGAACAGAATGGAAGATGAGTGCGGTTGCTCATAATTT includes these proteins:
- a CDS encoding transposase, which encodes MNEKKLNTEEGRKIYGKRKILAEPVFGQIKVVGGLTQFLLRGLEKVRTEWKMSAVAHNLLKITRRIMEGKVRDCLTNCVSSIFTVSYPQTI